The Nitrospira sp. CR1.1 nucleotide sequence CAGAAGGCCTCGAATGCAGTGGTTGTCCCGCTCCCCGCCGCCGCGATCGAGCTGCGAATGGACTCCTCTGCTTCAGCCGGCCACAGACTCCACCAGTCCTTGCCGGCACACTGCGACGCGAAATCGTCGATCTCCATCTGACACTGGCCCGGATCGTTCATCAGCAGCAGATGGCCGTCGAGGTCAAGCACTTTCACGCAGTCCGGACTGCTCTTCATCAAACTGCGGTTGAATTCCTCACTCTGCCGCAAAGCCTCTTCCGCTCGCTTGCGTTCGGTGATGTCCGTCATGACACCGTAGGAGTGGGTGGCTTCTCCTTCTTCGTTAAAGACATATTCTCCCCGTCCGGCAATCCATCGTATCTCTTCCGTATCGGCTCGGATGACACGGAAGTCCGGTTGATAGGGGGTTCGCTCCCGGCGTGCGCGCCAGAGTTCTTGCTGCACCGGCTGACGGTCATCCGGATGCATGGCGTTCACGAAGATATCGATGTGAGCCTTCCCACCCGGTGTCGGCATGAGGCCGAGAAATTCAAAATGCTCCCGGTTCCAGATGCACTCGCCGGTCCGGACGTCCCACTGCCAACTGCCCAGGCGACCGGACGTCAAGGCAAACCGCATCTGCTGTTCGCTTGTGCGCAGCGCCCGTTCCGTCTCGACACGATGCATGGCCGCCGCCACGAGATCGGCGACCACCTTCATGACGTCGATGTCATCCGTGCTGAACCGGGACCTCGAGCGGGTCCCAAACGACAACGTGCCGATCACGCGGCCCTGCATCTGCAACGGATGGCAGCAGTACGCTTGGATTCCGTAGGACTTCACCAGTTCGGTGCGCCGGTCATCGGAGTGCCCAACATCTTCGGCCACGATGCGCCGGCCATCGCGCGCGACACAGCCACAGACTGCTACGCCGGAATCGAGCCATTCGAGTTGGCGCACCTCCTCCTGAGAAATGCCCGCGCAGGCGTTGAGCCGCAGCCGCCCTGCTTCGTCGTCCGCCAGGAAGTTGAAGAAAACGTCGCAGTCGAGGAATTCCATGATTGTTCGGCAGAGATCCTCGACCAGACCCTGAGGATCTTCACTTCCAAGTAGTCGGGCGGCGGTATCGGAGAGGAGCTCATGACGGCGAGCCTGCCAGTGCAACGCCTGCTCGGCTTGCTTCCGCTCCGTGATGTCGAGCGAAACCCCGCTGAACCGCACCGGTTCGTCGCTCTCATCGTAGGAGAAGCGTCCATAGAGCGAGAGCCAGCGCACCTCCGCCGTATCGGCGCGGAGAATGCGGTGCTCCTCAGCGAACAATCCCTGATCTTGTCTGGCGTGCTCGATAGAAGTTAGCACCCTCTCGAGATCATCGGGATGGAATCGATCTTTCCATTTTTGCATCGACACAGGACCGCCCTCCGGTTCATATCCTTGCATCGCCGCATGGCGCCGATTCCAACGTGCCGCCCCGGTCCGCACATCGATATCCCAGGAGCCCAAGTCCGCACCATCAAGTGCCAGCCTTAATCGCGCCTCGCTTGCCCGTAACTCTCGCTCAAGCCGGGCTCGTTCCAGCGTGACGGCGAGCTGATCGCAGACGGTTTGAATCATTTGCACGTCGCCCTCCCGCAAATAGCTGCGTCGGCCAGAAATGAAGGCGATCGTCCCAATCAGTTCACCGTGAGCTAGCAGCGGAAATCCCGCATAACTGGTGGCACCGGCTGCCCGCAGCACCTCACTACCTGGATGTGGCGAGTGTTGGAGGTCTTCGACGATAATCCGTGTTTGCCATTCCGCCACACGCCCGCACAGCAGCTCGCCGTAGCGCATCGTCGCGAAGCGGCGTTGGTCTTCGTCCGTGATGCCGCCATGCATATCCAATCGGAGAAGACCCGGCTGTTCGCTAGGCCGATAGTGGTAGAACATTTCCATGTCGATAAGCCGGGCGATGTCCTGGAATATACTTTCAAGCAGGTGCCGTTCAGGCTCTTGACTGGTCAGCAATCGATGCGCGGTTCTGGCGAGTAGATCGAGCCGGTGAGTGCGTTCACGCAACGACTCCTCCGCCCGGTCACGCTCAATGACGATGCCGGCGAGATGAGCGCCGACCTCGGCGATGCGGCGTTCCCAGTCGGTGGGCTCGCGCGCCTCTCCCAGGCAGAGAAAGAAGGAGGCGATGGCGTGTCCCTCATGACCAAAGACCGGCTGAGAATGGCAAGCCCTGATGCCGTGCGTGAGGCACAACTCCCGCCACATCGGCGACCAATGCTCACTGCCTTCGATGTCCTGACAAGTGATCGGCTGGCCGGTATGGATCGCCGTCCCGCAGGTGCCGATGGGCAGGTCATTGATCGGCGCGCCCTTGATGGCGTCGCCGAACGTCGGCGCGAGATGAACGGAAAACGCATGGCCCATGACGCTGCGGGCGGTGTTCGCGATCAACAGTGCCGCGCGGGCGGTGGGCTGTAGGCGCGTCACGATGTCGGTCAGCGCATCGAAGCACTCTTTCGTCGGCTGATTGCCGGCGATGCGCTCGAGGAGTTGATGCTGCTCGGCAAGGAGGGTCTCTTGCCGCTTGCGTTCGGTGATGTCGGCGACCGTCGCCGCGACCGAGCGCGGCATGCCGGCTGCATCGCGAATGACCGAGACCTCGTTGTGAACCCAGACCCAGGAGCCGTCCGGTTTCACATAGCGTTTCTCGACGGTAAAACTGCAGCGGAGCCCGTTCACCGCCTCGCGGAATTGTTCCAGGTTCCCCGGCAGGTCGTCCGGATGCGTGAGGTCTTGCATCCGCAGCGTCAGCAGCGCGTCACGCGACCGGCCGACAATGTCGCAGTACCGGTCGTTGACGAGGATAAAGCGCCCCATGAGGTCGGTCTGCGCAATACCCGTCGTGCTTTGATTGAAGATGGCGGCAAGCCGCTCTTCGCTCTCTCGTAATTCCGCATTCGCCCGATGCAGGGTTTCCGTCCGCTCTTGCACCAGCCGCTCCAGCTCATCCTGCCGGCGCTTTTGATGAAGGCCGTAGAGGATGGCGCGTTCCAAGCTGCCTGCGTCCAACCGCTGTTTGTCCAAGTAATCGGACGCCCCCGCCTGCAACGCCGCCACGTCGAGGTCGCTCGCTCCCTGGCCGGTCAGCAGAATGGCTGGCCCACGCATCTTCTTGGCCTCGCGCAGCAGCTCGATCCCGTCGTGCGCGCCCAAGCGATAGTCGAACAGGTACACGTCATGCTCCCCGCGTCCGATGGCCTCCACTGCCGTGTCGAAATCGGGCACCCAGTCGAGCGTATACTGACGATGATTCATATCCGCGATCAGGTCTCGGGTCAGCAGGTAATCATCCTCATCGTCTTCGACCAGGAGGACGCGAACCGGCCTCTTCTCATTTGGGGGCTCGTGCTCGGTGCTCATGCGGGCAGCTCCACGATTTCCAACCAATACTGACCAATCGCTTTGATGACCGTGACCAACTGCTCGAACGTGACGGGTTTCGTGATGTACGAGGTCGCGCTCAGGTCGTACGTGCGCAGAATATCCTCTTCCGCCTTCGAGGTCGTGAGGATGATCACGCGAAGGTGCTTGAGGAGTGGATCCGCTTTGATCTCCCGCAGCGCTTCGCGCCCGTCTTTCTTCGGCATGTTCAGATCGAGCAGCAGCAGGCCGGGGCGCGGCGAGGCGGCGGGGTCGCTGTAGGGGCCTCGTCGCTTCAGGTAGTCCATCAGCTCTTCGCCGTCGGCCACGAAGCGCAGGTCATTGAGCAGCCGGCACGTGTCGAAGGCATCCTTCGTCATCATCCGGTCGTCGGCGTCATCGTCGGCCATGAGAATCGTCACCGTGCGATTCTTGTCATGCATGGTTCGTCTGCTCCTTTGCGTGTCGAACGGGAAGGGTGATCCGGAACGTCGCGCCCTTCCCCGGCTCGCTGTCGGCTGTAATGGACCCGCCATGGCGTTCCACGATCTTCCGGCAGATCGCGAGCCCCATCCCCGTGCCTTCGTACTCCTGGCGACCGTGGAGTCGCTGGAACACCTCGAAAATCCGGTCAAGATATTTGACGTCGAATCCGATGCCCTGGTCTTGGACGGTCAGTTCACAGGAGCAGGCGGCCGAGCCGGGGCCGTTGTGGCCCACGAGCCGGCCTTGCACCGATACGTTGGGCGGTTCGCCCGGGCGATGGAACTTGAGCCCGTTCGCGATGAGGTTCTGGAGCAATTGCCGCATCTGCACAGGGTCCGCCTCGATCGTCGGCAGGGCGCCGACGTCGATACGACCGCCCGCCTGCTGCAAGCGGCCTTCCAGATCGGCGCACACTTCCTGGACCGTCGCGGCGAGATCCACGGGAGCCATCGGCTGCGTCTTCGTGGTGACGCGCGAAAAGGTCAGCAGGGCTTCGATCAGATTGCGCATTCGCGCGGCGGCCGCCTGCATGCGTTCGAGGTAGTCCCGACCCTTCTCCCCGAGACCGTCGGCACTGGTGGCCTGCAAGCGGTCGCCGAATGCCTGAATCTTCCGCAGCGGCTCTTGCAAGTCGTGCGACGCGACCGACGCGAATTGTTCCAGTTCTTTATTGCTGCGGCGAAGGGCGTGGTTGGCCGTGACGAGTTCAGCCGTGCGTTCCTGGACCCGCCGTTCCAACTCATCGTGGGCCTGTTGGAGCGCGCGCTCCGCCTGTTTCCGCAGGGTGAGATCCGTCAGCGTCGCCACGGTGCAGCGTCCTTCGGGCATCTCCACCGGCGTCAGGCCGATCTCCACC carries:
- a CDS encoding PAS domain S-box protein is translated as MSTEHEPPNEKRPVRVLLVEDDEDDYLLTRDLIADMNHRQYTLDWVPDFDTAVEAIGRGEHDVYLFDYRLGAHDGIELLREAKKMRGPAILLTGQGASDLDVAALQAGASDYLDKQRLDAGSLERAILYGLHQKRRQDELERLVQERTETLHRANAELRESEERLAAIFNQSTTGIAQTDLMGRFILVNDRYCDIVGRSRDALLTLRMQDLTHPDDLPGNLEQFREAVNGLRCSFTVEKRYVKPDGSWVWVHNEVSVIRDAAGMPRSVAATVADITERKRQETLLAEQHQLLERIAGNQPTKECFDALTDIVTRLQPTARAALLIANTARSVMGHAFSVHLAPTFGDAIKGAPINDLPIGTCGTAIHTGQPITCQDIEGSEHWSPMWRELCLTHGIRACHSQPVFGHEGHAIASFFLCLGEAREPTDWERRIAEVGAHLAGIVIERDRAEESLRERTHRLDLLARTAHRLLTSQEPERHLLESIFQDIARLIDMEMFYHYRPSEQPGLLRLDMHGGITDEDQRRFATMRYGELLCGRVAEWQTRIIVEDLQHSPHPGSEVLRAAGATSYAGFPLLAHGELIGTIAFISGRRSYLREGDVQMIQTVCDQLAVTLERARLERELRASEARLRLALDGADLGSWDIDVRTGAARWNRRHAAMQGYEPEGGPVSMQKWKDRFHPDDLERVLTSIEHARQDQGLFAEEHRILRADTAEVRWLSLYGRFSYDESDEPVRFSGVSLDITERKQAEQALHWQARRHELLSDTAARLLGSEDPQGLVEDLCRTIMEFLDCDVFFNFLADDEAGRLRLNACAGISQEEVRQLEWLDSGVAVCGCVARDGRRIVAEDVGHSDDRRTELVKSYGIQAYCCHPLQMQGRVIGTLSFGTRSRSRFSTDDIDVMKVVADLVAAAMHRVETERALRTSEQQMRFALTSGRLGSWQWDVRTGECIWNREHFEFLGLMPTPGGKAHIDIFVNAMHPDDRQPVQQELWRARRERTPYQPDFRVIRADTEEIRWIAGRGEYVFNEEGEATHSYGVMTDITERKRAEEALRQSEEFNRSLMKSSPDCVKVLDLDGHLLLMNDPGQCQMEIDDFASQCAGKDWWSLWPAEAEESIRSSIAAAGSGTTTAFEAFCPTAKGRPKWWEVTVSPVRDTGERVVHLLAISRDITERKQTEAELTKAQKQLQHWNVELEQAVSEKTAELRQSQERLRALASELTLAEQRERKRIATELHDHLQQLLVFGKITIGQGKRIVAGVPGGDTLLKQVDDMLSDALTYTRTLVADLSPTVLRDHGLAAALQWLGSYMQKHHQSVTVTVPDGDGPKLPEDQVLLLFQCVRELLINSSKHAATGEATVRMSQADGMLRIEVQDDGQGFDLAAAAAADIPSGGISSKFGLFSIQERMKALAGSFEIQSAPGRGTIATLTLPFASHREERVHRLESSHVLPRPQHDIQPHATIRVLMVDDHAMVRQGLRSVLDAYADIQVVGEAGNGEEAICLMEQLKPTVVIMDISMPRMNGIEATEHITRRYPETVIIGLSVNAADENQEAMKRAGAVCLIPKEAAAEELYAAILRRRKQQTRAIEL
- a CDS encoding response regulator, translating into MHDKNRTVTILMADDDADDRMMTKDAFDTCRLLNDLRFVADGEELMDYLKRRGPYSDPAASPRPGLLLLDLNMPKKDGREALREIKADPLLKHLRVIILTTSKAEEDILRTYDLSATSYITKPVTFEQLVTVIKAIGQYWLEIVELPA
- a CDS encoding PAS domain S-box protein; translation: MTTQGKSDERFRLLVEFSPNAVLMVGPDGGIRLANRQATTLFGYTHEELIGQPVELLIPERFRPPHIHYRAGFAAHPQPRAMGVGRDLFARRKDGSEVPVEIGLTPVEMPEGRCTVATLTDLTLRKQAERALQQAHDELERRVQERTAELVTANHALRRSNKELEQFASVASHDLQEPLRKIQAFGDRLQATSADGLGEKGRDYLERMQAAAARMRNLIEALLTFSRVTTKTQPMAPVDLAATVQEVCADLEGRLQQAGGRIDVGALPTIEADPVQMRQLLQNLIANGLKFHRPGEPPNVSVQGRLVGHNGPGSAACSCELTVQDQGIGFDVKYLDRIFEVFQRLHGRQEYEGTGMGLAICRKIVERHGGSITADSEPGKGATFRITLPVRHAKEQTNHA